From Microcystis aeruginosa NIES-2549, a single genomic window includes:
- a CDS encoding glutaredoxin family protein yields the protein MTTIELILYSKPDCHLCEGLLEKLEKIRQPEWQLEIRDITSREDWFNAYQYEIPVLCQKLATGEKILPRLSPRANAEQLARLLANNLT from the coding sequence ATGACTACCATAGAACTAATTTTATACAGTAAACCGGACTGTCATCTTTGCGAAGGGTTGCTAGAAAAACTAGAAAAAATCCGTCAACCGGAGTGGCAGTTAGAAATTAGGGACATTACCAGTCGAGAGGATTGGTTTAACGCTTATCAGTACGAAATCCCCGTCCTCTGTCAAAAACTAGCCACGGGGGAAAAAATCCTTCCTCGTCTTTCCCCCCGGGCAAATGCCGAACAATTAGCCCGTCTTTTAGCCAATAATTTAACCTAG